The following are encoded together in the Bacteroidota bacterium genome:
- a CDS encoding tyrosine--tRNA ligase, with translation MNFVEELRWRGMIHDVMPGTEEQLSKSLTTAYIGFDPTSDSLHIGSLVQIMILVHFQRSGHKPIALVGGATGMVGDPSGKSKERNLLSKEILDQNLSAIQKQLEKFLDFDCGENSAEIVNNYDWFKEMNFLDFIRDTGKHITVNYMMSKESVKSRLETGMSFTEFSYQLIQGYDFYWLYKNKNCKLQLGGSDQWGNIVTGTELIRRKDGGEAFAITSPLLKKADGGKFGKTEDGNVWLNPAYTTPYKFYQFWLNTSDEDAQNYIKVFTLLSKETIESLIEEHNKEPHLRLLQKKLAEEVTVYVHSQEEYENAIEASQILFGKGTSENLAKLDEATFLSVFEGVPQSELSQADIEEGISLAELLAEKTDIFPSKGEFKRFVKGGGLSINKNKIIDADLVINETSLLNKKYILVQKGKKNYYLISINK, from the coding sequence ATGAATTTTGTAGAAGAATTGAGATGGAGAGGTATGATTCATGATGTGATGCCGGGAACTGAAGAACAACTAAGTAAAAGTCTGACGACTGCCTATATTGGATTTGACCCTACCTCCGACTCCTTACATATAGGAAGCTTGGTTCAAATAATGATTTTGGTTCATTTCCAACGCTCTGGTCATAAGCCTATTGCTTTGGTTGGAGGGGCAACAGGAATGGTCGGAGATCCTTCAGGGAAATCTAAAGAAAGAAACTTATTATCCAAAGAAATTCTTGACCAGAATCTTTCAGCTATACAAAAACAATTAGAAAAATTCCTTGACTTTGATTGTGGTGAAAATTCAGCCGAAATTGTTAATAATTACGATTGGTTCAAGGAAATGAACTTTTTGGATTTCATTAGAGATACAGGAAAGCACATTACAGTAAATTATATGATGTCGAAAGAATCTGTAAAAAGCAGATTAGAAACGGGCATGTCATTCACTGAATTCTCCTATCAATTAATTCAGGGGTATGATTTTTACTGGTTGTATAAAAATAAAAATTGCAAACTTCAATTGGGTGGATCCGATCAATGGGGAAATATTGTTACGGGTACAGAATTGATTCGCAGAAAAGATGGAGGCGAAGCTTTTGCCATCACATCTCCCCTATTAAAAAAAGCTGATGGCGGTAAATTTGGAAAAACCGAAGATGGAAATGTATGGCTTAATCCAGCTTATACAACTCCCTACAAGTTTTATCAATTTTGGCTCAATACATCTGATGAAGACGCTCAAAACTATATTAAAGTATTTACACTTTTATCAAAAGAAACAATAGAATCGTTAATAGAAGAGCACAATAAGGAACCGCATTTACGTTTGTTACAAAAAAAACTTGCTGAAGAAGTTACCGTTTATGTTCACTCCCAAGAAGAGTATGAAAATGCCATTGAAGCATCTCAAATACTTTTTGGAAAAGGCACATCAGAGAATTTAGCTAAACTTGATGAGGCAACTTTCTTATCCGTTTTTGAAGGAGTTCCTCAAAGCGAACTATCACAAGCAGATATTGAAGAAGGAATTTCATTGGCCGAATTATTAGCAGAAAAAACTGATATTTTTCCTTCCAAAGGAGAATTCAAACGTTTTGTGAAAGGTGGTGGTTTATCTATCAATAAAAATAAAATCATTGATGCGGATTTGGTAATTAATGAAACGTCATTATTAAATAAAAAATACATACTTGTTCAAAAAGGCAAGAAAAATTATTACTTAATAAGCATAAACAAATGA
- a CDS encoding histone H1, which translates to MNRYAQLRELLLSLETDFIKFYEKNNKAAGTRVRKGMQQLKVLAQDIRSEVQGLKNDDE; encoded by the coding sequence ATGAACAGATATGCTCAATTAAGAGAGTTATTACTCTCACTCGAAACAGATTTCATTAAATTCTATGAAAAAAACAACAAAGCTGCTGGAACAAGAGTAAGAAAAGGTATGCAGCAACTGAAAGTTTTGGCTCAGGACATCAGAAGTGAGGTTCAGGGTTTAAAGAACGATGACGAGTAA
- a CDS encoding DUF4468 domain-containing protein, translating into MRYLQSLIIFLALPLLSQAQDEKEWGIPYNQEKESIIYEAVIDVAGASKAELYERAIAWINTYYTAGANKITTKSKEEGILELKDRLMFYKMHKKSKVTDVIIDYNLTIWFKDGRFKYQITNFRAFQGSTSPHIEQWMQARYSDPDIAMERFSKLNIEIEKLVENMTSNLSNNKQKDDDDW; encoded by the coding sequence ATGAGATATTTACAAAGCTTAATCATCTTCCTTGCCCTTCCTTTATTGAGTCAGGCTCAGGATGAAAAAGAATGGGGAATTCCGTATAATCAAGAAAAGGAATCAATAATTTATGAAGCTGTTATTGACGTAGCTGGAGCTTCAAAAGCAGAATTATATGAACGAGCCATTGCTTGGATAAACACCTATTACACGGCTGGAGCAAATAAAATAACAACAAAAAGCAAAGAAGAAGGTATACTTGAATTAAAAGATCGTCTTATGTTTTATAAGATGCATAAAAAATCAAAAGTAACCGATGTAATTATTGATTATAATTTAACCATTTGGTTTAAAGATGGACGGTTTAAGTATCAAATTACTAATTTCAGAGCTTTTCAGGGAAGCACCTCCCCTCATATTGAACAATGGATGCAGGCCAGATATTCCGATCCGGATATCGCAATGGAAAGATTCTCTAAACTCAATATCGAAATTGAGAAGCTAGTTGAAAATATGACCAGCAATCTCTCAAATAATAAGCAGAAAGATGATGATGATTGGTAG